In Nicotiana tabacum cultivar K326 chromosome 19, ASM71507v2, whole genome shotgun sequence, one DNA window encodes the following:
- the LOC107818710 gene encoding uncharacterized protein LOC107818710, protein MECNKDDALRAKEIAERKLLAKDFSVAKKFALKAQILNPGLEGISQMLVILEVHIAAESKVNGEGNFYGILGVSPKADDEAIRKQYRKLALMLHPDKNKSFGAEGAFKHVSEAWSLLSDKNKKLVYDNRNASVLQQRVEAENEDSSSQQNRQNGFHDFAKNAATASRARPPKGNSNVNKKSSSSGTKERRTFWTVCYRCKMQYEYMRMYLNHNLLCPNCHEAFYAVETTAPSNGSKKSNSQQQENLYHRDMKKDAPTTGRDSSSTPNAGSSDFQWSPFSKTSVHASSVQAANMVQQAYQKVKRERQEAQTATKREEALRRKNKRPRPSGTISAAQFNASKRKKGIDDHSKVRHSWESAGASTASPAETERLSNEKEASRYDVKNLLMEKAKKEILKKLSEQGSTTVTASTSSSEVILTNVAKERKNHGLEFDVREDHDAACEQVVTETKVFAIRSCSENFDKYLDNEPVECMSIDVPDSDFHNFDNDRVESCFGPDQVWAAYDDSDGMPRYYAMILQAVSLNPFKARISWLNSNISNETGSLYCVNSVPRTCGYFRRARHEIRSSVNCFSHKVRWTKGPGDSIQVFPRKGEVWALYRNWSLEWNEFTEDGVIRKYDLIEVLEDFNEEGVVVIPLVKVSGFKTVFHKHLNPREIRIIPSEEMCRFSHQISSYLLTGKEGPNSPKGCRELDPAAMPGELLEVIQEIECTDAEGIGEENTIGGTGARSSNLMEETSSSTEVIILD, encoded by the coding sequence ATGGAGTGCAACAAAGATGATGCTTTGAGGGCTAAAGAAATTGCAGAGAGGAAATTGTTGGCTAAGGACTTTTCGGTGGCGAAAAAGTTTGCTTTAAAGGCCCAAATTTTGAATCCTGGACTTGAGGGAATTAGTCAAATGTTGGTGATACTCGAAGTGCATATTGCTGCTGAGAGCAAAGTTAATGGTGAAGGAAACTTCTATGGAATCCTTGGTGTTAGTCCGAAAGCTGATGACGAGGCGATAAGGAAACAATATAGGAAATTAGCTCTCATGCTTCATCCTGATAAGAATAAGTCATTTGGGGCTGAAGGAGCTTTTAAGCACGTTTCAGAAGCGTGGAGCTTATTGTCTGATAAGAACAAGAAATTAGTTTACGACAACAGAAATGCTAGTGTCTTGCAGCAGAGAGTTGAAGCTGAAAATGAAGATTCTTCTTCGCAGCAAAATAGGCAGAATGGTTTTCACGATTTTGCAAAGAATGCTGCTACTGCTTCGCGAGCGAGGCCTCCAAAGGGTAATAGTAATGTCAATAAAAAGAGTTCATCATCTGGAACGAAGGAGCGTCGGACATTTTGGACTGTTTGCTATCGGTGCAAGATGCAGTATGAGTATATGCGGATGTATCTTAACCATAATCTTCTGTGTCCCAATTGTCATGAAGCCTTCTATGCTGTTGAAACAACAGCACCGTCCAATGGCTCAAAGAAGTCTAATTCTCAGCAGCAAGAGAACTTGTACCACCGGGATATGAAAAAGGATGCACCAACTACAGGAAGAGACAGTTCAAGCACACCAAATGCGGGGTCTTCTGACTTCCAGTGGAGCCCATTTTCTAAAACTTCTGTTCATGCATCTTCTGTTCAAGCAGCTAATATGGTTCAGCAAGCATATCAGAAAGTAAAACGAGAGCGTCAAGAAGCACAGACGGCGACGAAAAGAGAGGAGGCATTGAGAAGGAAAAATAAAAGGCCAAGACCAAGTGGAACTATATCAGCTGCACAGTTTAATGCTTCCAAGAGGAAAAAAGGCATAGACGACCATAGTAAGGTAAGGCATAGTTGGGAATCTGCTGGAGCCAGCACAGCTAGTCCAGCTGAAACTGAAAGGTTGAGTAATGAAAAGGAGGCATCCCGCTATGATGTCAAAAATTTGCTGATGGAGAAGGCCAAGAAGGAAATATTGAAAAAGTTAAGTGAACAGGGCTCAACTACTGTTACCGCATCTACGTCTTCAAGCGAGGTAATTTTAACCAACGTAGCTAAGGAGAGGAAAAATCATGGCTTGGAATTTGATGTCAGAGAAGATCATGATGCAGCTTGTGAACAAGTTGTAACTGAAACCAAAGTCTTTGCAATTAGGTCTTGTTCTGAAAATTTTGACAAGTACTTAGATAATGAACCTGTTGAGTGTATGTCGATAGATGTTCCAGATTCAGATTTCCACAATTTTGATAATGATAGAGTAGAAAGTTGTTTTGGACCTGACCAAGTCTGGGCTGCATATGATGACAGTGATGGGATGCCTCGGTATTATGCCATGATTCTTCAGGCGGTTTCTCTAAATCCATTCAAGGCCAGAATCAGTTGGTTAAATTCAAACATCAGTAATGAAACGGGCTCACTATACTGTGTTAATTCTGTTCCGAGAACATGTGGATACTTCAGAAGAGCCAGGCACGAAATTAGAAGCTCTGTTAACTGCTTCTCACACAAGGTCAGATGGACAAAAGGCCCGGGTGATTCAATTCAAGTATTTCCTCGGAAGGGGGAAGTTTGGGCTTTATACAGAAACTGGTCTCTAGAATGGAATGAGTTTACAGAGGATGGTGTAATACGCAAATATGATTTGATTGAAGTACTTGAAGATTTTAATGAGGAAGGTGTGGTAGTTATTCCTCTCGTCAAAGTTTCTGGCTTCAAGACGGTGTTCCACAAGCATTTGAACCCCAGGGAAATAAGAATAATTCCTAGTGAAGAAATGTGCCGATTTTCTCATCAGATTTCATCCTACTTGCTTACGGGAAAAGAAGGCCCAAATTCTCCCAAGGGTTGTCGAGAGTTGGATCCAGCAGCTATGCCCGGAGAACTTCTTGAAGTAATACAAGAAATTGAATGCACCGATGCTGAAGGAATCGGGGAAGAAAATACAATTGGTGGTACAGGAGCAAGGAGTAGCAATTTGATGGAAGAAACTTCCAGCTCCACGGAAGTTATAATATTAGATTGA